One Bombus pyrosoma isolate SC7728 linkage group LG11, ASM1482585v1, whole genome shotgun sequence DNA segment encodes these proteins:
- the LOC122572397 gene encoding mediator of RNA polymerase II transcription subunit 21-like: protein MQEETLLFLCSRIAKDINILIESLPSEESSQELQVASLSRLEQENQEAGEQLEEVVKQGEALLQRIQAALQKIAQSQLDMQDPASTSIININLNTNSTFKEENVSSVNTVSSNSTHQLSDPSPNSVNQ from the exons atgcaagAAGAAACGTTATTGTTTCTTTGT AGTAGAATtgcaaaagatattaatatcttgATAGAAAGTTTACCGAGTGAAGAGTCATCACAAGAACTACAAGTTGCAAGCCTTAGTCGTCTTGAACAAGAAAACCAAGAAGCTGGCGAACAACTAGAGGAAGTTGTAAAACAAGGAGAAGCACTTTTGCAAAGGATTCAAGCTGCTCTGCAAAAGATTGCTCAAAGTCAATTAGATATGCAAGATCCAGCATCTACgtctataattaatattaatcttaaCACTAACTCAacttttaaagaagaaaatgtaagCTCTGTAAATACTGTATCTTCGAATAGCACACATCAATTGTCAGATCCTTCACCTAATTCTGTAAATCAATGA
- the LOC122572393 gene encoding 40S ribosomal protein S6-like isoform X1, whose translation MKXNVSYPATGCQKLFEISDEHKLRIFYEKRMGAEVEADALGNEWKGYVVRISGGNDKQGFPMKQGVLTNGRVRLLLSKGHSCYRPRRDGERKRKSVRGCIVDSNLSVLALVIVKKGEKDIPDLTDKEVPRRLGPKRASKIRKLFNLSKEDDVRRFVVKRPIQKEGKPQRSKAPKIQRLITPLTLQRKRHRLALKKRRCLARKQQAAEYAKLLAQRQKEAKNRRQEELKRRRSASMRDSKSSNQSAPTIQK comes from the exons ATGAAA NTGAACGTATCGTATCCTGCAACAGGATGTCAGAAACTGTTTGAAATCTCCGATGAGCATAAGCtgagaattttttatgaaaagcGTATGGGCGCAGAAGTAGAGGCTGATGCTCTCGGTAACGAATGGAAAGGATATGTCGTTCGTATCTCCGGCGGCAATGATAAACAAGGATTTCCTATGAAACAGGGTGTTCTGACCAATG GGCGCGTACGTTTACTGCTCTCAAAAGGACATTCATGCTACAGACCTAGACGTGATGGTGAGCGCAAACGTAAATCTGTCCGTGGATGTATCGTCGATTCCAACCTTTCGGTACTCGCTCTCGTCATTGtcaaaaaaggagaaaag GATATCCCGGATTTAACTGACAAGGAAGTCCCACGCCGTTTAGGACCCAAGAGAGCGAGCAAAATTCGCAAACTATTTAATTTGTCTAAGGAAGATGATGTCCGTCGATTCGTTGTGAAACGTCCAATTCAAAAAGAGGGCAAACCACAGCGGTCGAAAGCCCCTAAAATTCAACGTCTTATTACCCCACTTACACTCCAG aGAAAGAGGCATAGACTGGCTCTAAAGAAAAGGCGTTGCTTGGCTCGCAAGCAACAAGCAGCGGAGTATGCGAAGCTGTTAGCACAACGGCAAAAGGAAGCCAAGAATAGACGTCAAGAAGAACTGAAGCGAAGACGTAGCGCTTCTATGCGAGATTCTAAATCATCCAATCAGTCTGCACCTAC CATTCAAAAGTAA
- the LOC122572393 gene encoding 40S ribosomal protein S6-like isoform X3, translating to MKXNVSYPATGCQKLFEISDEHKLRIFYEKRMGAEVEADALGNEWKGYVVRISGGNDKQGFPMKQGVLTNGRVRLLLSKGHSCYRPRRDGERKRKSVRGCIVDSNLSVLALVIVKKGEKDIPDLTDKEVPRRLGPKRASKIRKLFNLSKEDDVRRFVVKRPIQKEGKPQRSKAPKIQRLITPLTLQRKRHRLALKKRRCLARKQQAAEYAKLLAQRQKEAKNRRQEELKRRRSASMRDSKSSNQSAPTIQK from the exons ATGAAA NTGAACGTATCGTATCCTGCAACAGGATGTCAGAAACTGTTTGAAATCTCCGATGAGCATAAGCtgagaattttttatgaaaagcGTATGGGCGCAGAAGTAGAGGCTGATGCTCTCGGTAACGAATGGAAAGGATATGTCGTTCGTATCTCCGGCGGCAATGATAAACAAGGATTTCCTATGAAACAGGGTGTTCTGACCAATG GGCGCGTACGTTTACTGCTCTCAAAAGGACATTCATGCTACAGACCTAGACGTGATGGTGAGCGCAAACGTAAATCTGTCCGTGGATGTATCGTCGATTCCAACCTTTCGGTACTCGCTCTCGTCATTGtcaaaaaaggagaaaag GATATCCCGGATTTAACTGACAAGGAAGTCCCACGCCGTTTAGGACCCAAGAGAGCGAGCAAAATTCGCAAACTATTTAATTTGTCTAAGGAAGATGATGTCCGTCGATTCGTTGTGAAACGTCCAATTCAAAAAGAGGGCAAACCACAGCGGTCGAAAGCCCCTAAAATTCAACGTCTTATTACCCCACTTACACTCCAG aGAAAGAGGCATAGACTGGCTCTAAAGAAAAGGCGTTGCTTGGCTCGCAAGCAACAAGCAGCGGAGTATGCGAAGCTGTTAGCACAACGGCAAAAGGAAGCCAAGAATAGACGTCAAGAAGAACTGAAGCGAAGACGTAGCGCTTCTATGCGAGATTCTAAATCATCCAATCAGTCTGCACCTACCATTCAAAAGTAA
- the LOC122572393 gene encoding 40S ribosomal protein S6-like isoform X2 — protein sequence MKXNVSYPATGCQKLFEISDEHKLRIFYEKRMGAEVEADALGNEWKGYVVRISGGNDKQGFPMKQGVLTNGRVRLLLSKGHSCYRPRRDGERKRKSVRGCIVDSNLSVLALVIVKKGEKDIPDLTDKEVPRRLGPKRASKIRKLFNLSKEDDVRRFVVKRPIQKEGKPQRSKAPKIQRLITPLTLQRKRHRLALKKRRCLARKQQAAEYAKLLAQRQKEAKNRRQEELKRRRSASMRDSKSSNQSAPTIQK from the exons ATGAAG NTGAACGTATCGTATCCTGCAACAGGATGTCAGAAACTGTTTGAAATCTCCGATGAGCATAAGCtgagaattttttatgaaaagcGTATGGGCGCAGAAGTAGAGGCTGATGCTCTCGGTAACGAATGGAAAGGATATGTCGTTCGTATCTCCGGCGGCAATGATAAACAAGGATTTCCTATGAAACAGGGTGTTCTGACCAATG GGCGCGTACGTTTACTGCTCTCAAAAGGACATTCATGCTACAGACCTAGACGTGATGGTGAGCGCAAACGTAAATCTGTCCGTGGATGTATCGTCGATTCCAACCTTTCGGTACTCGCTCTCGTCATTGtcaaaaaaggagaaaag GATATCCCGGATTTAACTGACAAGGAAGTCCCACGCCGTTTAGGACCCAAGAGAGCGAGCAAAATTCGCAAACTATTTAATTTGTCTAAGGAAGATGATGTCCGTCGATTCGTTGTGAAACGTCCAATTCAAAAAGAGGGCAAACCACAGCGGTCGAAAGCCCCTAAAATTCAACGTCTTATTACCCCACTTACACTCCAG aGAAAGAGGCATAGACTGGCTCTAAAGAAAAGGCGTTGCTTGGCTCGCAAGCAACAAGCAGCGGAGTATGCGAAGCTGTTAGCACAACGGCAAAAGGAAGCCAAGAATAGACGTCAAGAAGAACTGAAGCGAAGACGTAGCGCTTCTATGCGAGATTCTAAATCATCCAATCAGTCTGCACCTACCATTCAAAAGTAA